Proteins from one Deinococcus budaensis genomic window:
- a CDS encoding pilus assembly PilX N-terminal domain-containing protein, whose amino-acid sequence MNPDSARTSAPRREEGIALVVVLLFTAVVLTIVVSTTATLAVGARGGGVNERAAYQALLAAESGLNTFEVRFRTKMESLPLNQRLRGNVGAARFNAWLLRYGLNSYSTGADQSTSLAFDTTVGADSLVLVATGAPGLSKKVVLQNYQADYAPGYNIRADAPLVSYPNVDLKGGARVEGERLADANNTGVTPVARTNVPPPGSLTVNTTATTPTFPLNVTRTLGNRLLLAANDYVDIGGTSYKVMGTQNQGTQVTLQPLIQPSVNVITNAVSIKRIDSAVTAPFTQQSGVQTVIQVSDPTFFVKGSVIQIGTMKGTVRVVDNVNKTIEVLWDSAPSGTVTQQEGSVIRRDVKSVSSGYTVDGDTAAMPDGANTNDLRLKDMNPFNPAADTEANDLFTHTFGQTKREMLNVAPYNVNLTAEDPQPWVTPVTTFNGTVTPDKIVFFNGTLGLSGNQSLCGSGILIVKGNLTVNGTCDAGFRGAIYVMGDYDQQGNSKISGAVIAEGATEIVYGTECVPMPGSSTGSGSGPGNSCDTQVAGTGQGDGKIAYDRGALLEAGSLLTPPTFSTVQGTWRQR is encoded by the coding sequence ATGAACCCCGATTCCGCCCGAACGTCGGCGCCCCGCCGGGAAGAGGGCATCGCCCTGGTGGTCGTCTTGCTGTTCACGGCGGTCGTCCTGACCATCGTGGTGAGCACCACCGCCACCCTGGCCGTGGGCGCGCGCGGCGGCGGCGTGAATGAGCGGGCAGCGTATCAGGCGCTGCTGGCGGCGGAGAGCGGGCTGAACACGTTCGAGGTGAGGTTCAGGACCAAGATGGAGAGCCTCCCCCTCAACCAGAGGTTGCGGGGCAACGTGGGTGCGGCCCGCTTCAATGCCTGGCTGCTCCGGTATGGCCTGAACAGCTACAGCACAGGCGCGGATCAAAGCACGTCCCTGGCCTTCGATACCACTGTTGGCGCAGATTCACTGGTCCTGGTCGCCACCGGAGCGCCCGGCCTCTCCAAGAAGGTCGTCCTTCAGAACTATCAGGCTGACTACGCCCCGGGCTACAACATCCGTGCCGACGCTCCGCTGGTGTCTTACCCCAACGTGGACCTCAAGGGAGGTGCCCGGGTTGAAGGCGAACGTCTGGCAGATGCCAACAACACAGGCGTCACCCCAGTCGCCAGGACCAATGTGCCTCCTCCTGGCAGCCTGACCGTGAATACGACCGCCACCACGCCCACCTTTCCCCTCAACGTCACGAGAACCCTGGGCAACCGACTGCTGCTGGCCGCCAATGACTATGTCGATATTGGCGGGACCAGTTACAAAGTCATGGGGACGCAGAATCAGGGAACCCAGGTTACCTTGCAGCCCCTCATCCAACCGAGCGTCAACGTCATCACGAATGCCGTATCCATCAAGCGCATCGACTCGGCTGTCACGGCGCCCTTTACCCAGCAGAGTGGGGTGCAGACCGTCATTCAGGTTTCTGACCCTACGTTTTTCGTCAAGGGTTCAGTAATCCAGATCGGGACGATGAAAGGGACCGTCAGGGTCGTCGACAATGTCAACAAAACGATCGAAGTCCTTTGGGACAGCGCCCCCAGCGGCACGGTGACCCAGCAAGAGGGCAGCGTCATCCGCCGGGATGTCAAGAGCGTGTCCTCCGGGTATACCGTGGACGGCGACACGGCTGCCATGCCCGACGGCGCCAACACCAACGATCTGCGGCTCAAGGACATGAATCCCTTCAACCCTGCCGCCGACACAGAGGCGAACGATCTGTTTACCCACACCTTTGGGCAGACCAAGCGCGAGATGCTCAATGTAGCGCCGTACAACGTCAACCTCACCGCCGAAGATCCCCAGCCCTGGGTGACTCCGGTGACTACCTTCAACGGAACCGTCACGCCGGACAAGATCGTCTTTTTCAACGGCACTCTGGGCTTGAGTGGCAACCAGTCCCTCTGCGGCAGCGGCATCCTGATCGTCAAGGGAAACCTGACGGTCAACGGCACCTGTGACGCGGGGTTTCGAGGGGCCATTTACGTGATGGGCGACTATGACCAGCAGGGGAACTCCAAAATCAGCGGAGCCGTCATTGCGGAGGGAGCCACCGAGATCGTGTACGGAACCGAATGCGTTCCCATGCCGGGCAGCAGCACGGGCAGCGGGAGTGGGCCAGGCAACTCCTGCGATACCCAGGTCGCGGGGACTGGTCAGGGCGACGGTAAAATCGCTTACGACCGGGGTGCCCTGCTCGAAGCGGGTTCGCTGCTCACCCCTCCTACCTTCAGTACCGTTCAGGGCACCTGGAGGCAGCGTTGA
- a CDS encoding prepilin-type N-terminal cleavage/methylation domain-containing protein codes for MNARGFTLIELLIVIAIIGILAAIGMVNYTRWRASSAVMEGAQQFAQAVNTARTGAKRANACWQISLVSTATTNTQYQVKQYSGSSCPTTTTTLLSTRTYTVPAGTQLFPSDPAGNPVTTSDPVEFTPPYSTTDSSPNTYTVRWANNTDIRRTVRITSIMGKVVVK; via the coding sequence TTGAACGCCCGCGGCTTTACCCTGATCGAACTTTTGATCGTGATCGCCATCATCGGCATTCTGGCGGCCATCGGAATGGTGAACTACACCCGCTGGCGCGCCAGCTCCGCCGTGATGGAGGGCGCCCAGCAGTTCGCGCAGGCGGTCAACACCGCGCGTACGGGGGCGAAACGGGCGAATGCGTGCTGGCAGATTTCCCTGGTTTCCACCGCCACAACCAACACCCAGTATCAAGTCAAGCAGTACAGCGGCTCGTCGTGTCCGACGACCACGACCACGCTTTTGAGCACCCGGACGTACACCGTGCCTGCTGGAACCCAGCTCTTTCCCTCCGACCCGGCAGGCAATCCGGTCACCACCTCCGACCCCGTCGAATTCACCCCTCCCTATTCCACCACCGACTCCTCTCCAAACACCTACACGGTGCGCTGGGCCAACAACACGGACATCCGGCGCACCGTGCGGATTACCAGCATCATGGGCAAGGTGGTCGTCAAGTGA
- a CDS encoding PulJ/GspJ family protein produces MQAERGLTLIEVLVAIAMFAVVSVTVLAMFPTIFKLNSQTRADQAVTIGAKQYLESARPSFLTPTTFDAATTTSLAAAPSGTSVNNYTCEREVANVQTTPAGVVIIKRLTLRCTHTSQPTQTFTLDFGRPL; encoded by the coding sequence ATGCAAGCCGAACGGGGCCTGACCCTGATCGAGGTGCTGGTCGCCATCGCCATGTTCGCCGTGGTCTCGGTGACTGTACTGGCGATGTTCCCGACCATCTTCAAATTGAACAGCCAGACACGGGCGGATCAGGCCGTGACCATCGGGGCCAAGCAGTATCTGGAGAGTGCGCGCCCTAGCTTCTTGACGCCCACCACTTTCGACGCGGCGACGACCACCTCTCTGGCTGCTGCGCCGTCTGGAACGAGCGTCAACAATTACACCTGCGAGCGCGAAGTGGCAAACGTCCAAACGACGCCCGCTGGGGTCGTCATCATCAAACGTCTCACGCTGCGCTGCACCCATACCAGCCAGCCTACCCAGACGTTCACGCTGGATTTCGGAAGACCCTTATGA
- a CDS encoding PulJ/GspJ family protein, translating into MKRQHTQSGLTLVELLVAMALIGIVFAMITNWQVSTLNISTRTNATSQRLSDLTDVTGYVGDRVRSALRVRVATSGLTVNGTACSADRPCLAVVLPENTASGVITRYNLYVYRIDPRSLVNADDKSADTWAESNVAVLREYRSENSGSSPSNCVPAATATFETDTSAPCAAMRNLASASTLSSFGTYLVADYLTPADELGSGVAPFAYDATTKSVTLAFQTKQQVRGQTQLTPATPYTLTVQARNVP; encoded by the coding sequence ATGAAACGCCAGCACACCCAGTCCGGGCTGACCCTGGTAGAACTGCTGGTCGCGATGGCCCTGATCGGCATCGTCTTCGCGATGATCACCAACTGGCAGGTTTCGACCCTCAACATCTCGACGCGCACCAACGCCACGTCTCAGCGGCTGAGCGACCTGACGGACGTGACGGGATACGTGGGGGACCGGGTGCGGTCGGCGCTGCGGGTCAGGGTGGCCACCAGTGGGCTGACTGTCAATGGAACGGCTTGCTCAGCCGACCGCCCTTGCCTCGCCGTGGTCTTGCCGGAAAACACAGCTTCCGGAGTCATCACGAGGTACAACCTGTACGTCTACCGAATCGACCCACGTTCTTTGGTCAATGCAGACGACAAGAGTGCAGACACCTGGGCAGAGAGCAATGTTGCGGTTCTGAGGGAATACCGCTCGGAAAACTCGGGCAGCTCTCCCAGCAATTGTGTCCCGGCGGCCACAGCCACCTTCGAGACGGACACGTCGGCACCCTGCGCAGCGATGCGCAATCTCGCGTCTGCGAGCACCCTGAGCAGTTTCGGGACCTACCTCGTCGCTGACTACCTCACGCCCGCCGACGAACTGGGCAGTGGCGTGGCACCTTTCGCCTACGACGCCACGACCAAATCCGTGACACTCGCCTTCCAGACCAAGCAGCAGGTCCGCGGCCAGACCCAGCTCACCCCGGCCACCCCTTACACCCTCACCGTGCAGGCCCGCAACGTGCCGTAA
- a CDS encoding alpha/beta fold hydrolase — protein MNDEALALTPDLLLRERQLVVNGVRLHLVEAGPEDGPLVLLLHGFPEFWRAWERQLGPLARAGFRVVAPDLRGYNLSEKPPGVDAYRVGALQEDVAALIRALGHARARVVGHDWGGIVAWALALRQPEVVERLVILNAPHPAAFRRVARKPAQWRRSWYIFFFQLPWLPERLLPSFGRWALRGTNPRAYTEEERRRYQEAWARPGAATAMINYYRAMLRPRGRRGPEAPTGAGTPPPIRVPTLVLWGERDVALLPELAGGLERWVPGVQVVRFPGASHWVMRDEPVRVNNLLLKFLSDQAGPDFVPSSDP, from the coding sequence ATGAACGACGAGGCGCTGGCTCTCACCCCGGACCTTCTCCTGCGCGAGCGGCAACTCGTCGTGAACGGCGTGCGGCTGCACCTCGTCGAGGCGGGGCCGGAAGATGGCCCCCTGGTGCTCCTGCTGCACGGCTTTCCGGAGTTCTGGCGGGCCTGGGAGCGGCAGCTCGGGCCGCTGGCCCGCGCCGGATTCCGGGTGGTGGCTCCCGACCTGCGCGGCTACAACCTCAGCGAGAAGCCGCCGGGGGTGGACGCCTACCGGGTCGGCGCCCTGCAAGAGGACGTGGCGGCGCTGATCCGTGCCCTGGGACACGCCCGCGCGCGGGTCGTCGGGCACGACTGGGGCGGCATCGTCGCCTGGGCGCTGGCGCTGCGGCAGCCGGAAGTGGTCGAGCGGCTGGTCATTCTCAACGCCCCGCACCCCGCCGCCTTTCGCCGGGTGGCCCGCAAACCCGCCCAGTGGCGGCGGTCGTGGTACATCTTCTTCTTTCAGCTGCCGTGGCTGCCCGAGCGCCTGCTGCCCAGCTTCGGGCGCTGGGCACTGCGCGGCACCAACCCGCGCGCCTACACCGAGGAGGAGCGGCGACGGTACCAGGAAGCCTGGGCACGGCCCGGCGCCGCGACCGCGATGATCAACTACTACCGGGCGATGCTGCGCCCCCGTGGGCGGCGGGGACCGGAGGCACCGACCGGAGCCGGAACGCCCCCGCCCATCCGGGTGCCCACCCTGGTCCTGTGGGGCGAGCGCGACGTGGCGCTGCTGCCCGAGCTGGCGGGCGGCCTGGAGCGCTGGGTGCCGGGCGTGCAGGTGGTGCGCTTTCCCGGCGCGAGCCACTGGGTCATGCGCGACGAGCCGGTGCGGGTCAACAACCTGCTGCTGAAGTTCTTGTCGGATCAGGCCGGGCCGGATTTCGTGCCATCCTCGGACCCATGA
- a CDS encoding 2Fe-2S iron-sulfur cluster-binding protein — MTQGMAASGTATLTVEGHGIIEAREGERLVLALERGGVDILHRCGGVARCTTCRVSFSEGEPDAMTVAEYDKLTEKGLLGQARLSCQIECEDGMVLTPLQTVRSSGLEAGKAPAEAIEPAPPEWTTRPGASTEG, encoded by the coding sequence ATGACCCAGGGAATGGCGGCATCCGGCACGGCGACACTCACGGTGGAGGGCCACGGCATCATCGAGGCGCGGGAGGGCGAGCGGCTGGTCCTGGCGCTGGAGCGCGGCGGGGTGGATATCCTGCACCGCTGCGGCGGGGTGGCCCGCTGCACGACCTGCCGGGTCAGCTTTTCGGAGGGCGAGCCGGACGCGATGACAGTGGCCGAGTACGACAAGCTGACCGAGAAGGGGCTGCTGGGCCAGGCGCGGCTCTCCTGCCAGATCGAGTGCGAGGACGGCATGGTCCTGACGCCCCTCCAGACGGTGCGGTCCAGCGGCCTGGAGGCGGGCAAGGCCCCCGCCGAGGCCATCGAGCCGGCCCCCCCCGAGTGGACCACCCGCCCCGGCGCCTCCACCGAGGGCTGA
- a CDS encoding YetF domain-containing protein, protein MSAGGSEVVPFDLTRMFLGDTSPLFLLEIAVRTGLMFLWLVLLLRITGKRGLAQLSPLELAIVIGLGSAAGDPMFYPEVPLIHAGLVLALVVAFQRLLSHLVIRSEGVETFIEGVPVELVRGGVIATRALADANLSREDLFERLRAQGVRQLGQVQRVYFEQDGVLSVFLHGQDAPAGLPIVPPWDLELPPTARAGTLHGGELACLSCGTIQRPGGPLPSCPHCGAASWTPATTDPLGVRGEGGAEAPGAAAEQGARETPA, encoded by the coding sequence ATGAGCGCCGGAGGCAGCGAGGTCGTTCCCTTCGACCTGACGCGGATGTTTCTGGGGGACACGTCCCCGCTTTTCTTGCTGGAGATCGCCGTGCGCACCGGGCTGATGTTCCTGTGGCTGGTCTTGCTGCTGCGCATTACCGGCAAGCGGGGGCTGGCGCAGCTCAGTCCGCTGGAACTCGCCATCGTGATCGGGCTGGGGTCGGCGGCGGGGGACCCGATGTTCTACCCCGAGGTGCCGCTGATCCACGCGGGGCTGGTCCTCGCGCTGGTGGTGGCCTTTCAGCGCCTGCTCTCGCATCTGGTCATCCGCAGCGAGGGCGTCGAGACCTTTATCGAGGGCGTGCCGGTCGAACTTGTGCGCGGCGGGGTGATCGCCACCCGGGCGCTGGCCGACGCCAACCTCAGCCGCGAGGACCTCTTTGAGCGCCTGCGCGCCCAGGGCGTGCGGCAGCTCGGGCAGGTGCAGCGGGTGTACTTCGAGCAAGACGGCGTCCTGAGCGTCTTTCTGCACGGCCAGGATGCTCCGGCGGGCCTGCCCATCGTGCCGCCCTGGGACCTGGAACTGCCGCCCACCGCCCGGGCGGGCACCCTCCACGGCGGCGAACTCGCCTGCCTCTCCTGCGGCACCATCCAGCGGCCCGGCGGCCCGCTGCCCTCCTGCCCGCACTGCGGCGCGGCCAGCTGGACCCCCGCCACCACCGATCCCCTGGGCGTACGGGGTGAAGGCGGGGCAGAGGCGCCCGGAGCTGCGGCAGAACAGGGCGCCCGCGAGACGCCCGCCTGA
- the mltG gene encoding endolytic transglycosylase MltG: MTRLGRRGPPLWLWLLLGLFVLLLLAAAGAFWYLRGLTQPAGGGPYTLEVKPGDSLPAVARTLEEQGIVRNADALRFVMRQNGTAGSLKEGLYDLQGSLNVYQVAEKLAGPARIPVVNVTVPEGRRLRDLPPIFAKAGFDAAGIRSALNDPSLSEYARGKQKNLEGFVFPATYEFRPQETPARIVASMVERMEQEFTPANIAKAKGLGLSVRDWVILASMVQAEAANDAEMPVIAGVFLNRLRDGINLGSDPTVAYGLGKDLPELDRSAGDFTKDTPYSTYTRPGLPAGPINNPGQAALLSVLAPERKLADGRDALYFLHGLDGKIYVNHDYPAHLRDIARYR, encoded by the coding sequence GTGACCCGGCTGGGGCGGCGCGGCCCGCCGCTGTGGCTGTGGCTGCTGCTGGGCCTGTTCGTGTTGCTGCTGCTCGCGGCGGCGGGCGCGTTCTGGTACCTGCGCGGCCTGACCCAGCCTGCCGGGGGCGGCCCCTATACGCTGGAGGTCAAACCCGGCGACAGCCTGCCCGCCGTGGCCCGCACGCTGGAGGAACAGGGCATCGTGAGAAACGCCGACGCTCTGCGCTTCGTGATGCGGCAAAACGGCACGGCGGGCAGCCTCAAGGAAGGGCTGTACGACCTTCAGGGCAGCCTGAACGTCTACCAGGTCGCCGAGAAACTGGCGGGTCCGGCGCGCATCCCGGTGGTCAACGTGACCGTGCCCGAGGGGCGGCGCCTCCGGGACCTGCCGCCCATCTTCGCGAAGGCGGGTTTTGACGCGGCGGGCATCCGCTCGGCCCTGAACGACCCCAGCCTCAGCGAGTACGCGCGCGGCAAACAAAAGAACCTCGAAGGGTTCGTCTTTCCCGCCACCTACGAGTTCCGGCCCCAGGAGACGCCCGCCAGGATCGTCGCCTCGATGGTCGAGCGCATGGAGCAGGAATTCACGCCCGCCAACATCGCCAAGGCCAAGGGGCTGGGCCTCTCGGTGCGCGACTGGGTGATTCTCGCCAGCATGGTGCAGGCGGAAGCCGCCAACGACGCCGAGATGCCGGTGATCGCCGGGGTGTTTCTCAACCGGCTGCGAGACGGGATCAACCTGGGCAGCGACCCCACCGTCGCCTACGGCCTGGGCAAGGACCTGCCCGAACTCGACCGCTCGGCCGGGGACTTTACCAAGGACACGCCCTACTCGACCTACACCCGCCCGGGCCTGCCCGCCGGACCCATCAACAACCCCGGTCAGGCCGCGCTGCTGAGCGTGCTGGCCCCCGAGCGCAAGCTGGCCGACGGCCGTGACGCCCTGTACTTCCTGCACGGGCTGGACGGCAAGATCTACGTGAACCACGACTACCCGGCACACCTGCGCGACATCGCCCGCTACCGCTGA
- a CDS encoding carbohydrate kinase family protein has protein sequence MTDRTLPVSSGLVSLGDLAWDVLAKPDTLLLAGGDTTGRLELLGGGSAANLAVWAQRAGYPATFVGKVGRDRFGDLATYELRAEGVVAEVILSPEHPTGVILALIDRRGQRAMLTGQGADWELLPEELPVGVLRGARHLHLTAWSLFRDPPRAAALTAARLAKEAGATLSLDPGSFQMIQQLGRGTFLQIVDDVPFDVIFPNADEARAMSGESDPGRALTWLRERFPHALVVLKMDEEGALLEGPGQPRVHVEATRDPLIDATGAGDAFGGAFLAGWLQGGDAVRSARLAVQVGGWVVARFGARPPADAELRARLAPFLPQEVRA, from the coding sequence ATGACTGACCGCACTCTTCCGGTGTCTTCGGGTCTCGTGTCGCTGGGCGACCTGGCCTGGGACGTGCTCGCCAAACCCGACACCCTGCTGCTGGCGGGCGGCGACACCACCGGCCGCCTGGAACTCCTGGGCGGCGGCTCGGCGGCGAACTTGGCCGTCTGGGCGCAGCGGGCCGGGTATCCGGCGACCTTTGTCGGCAAGGTGGGCCGCGACCGCTTCGGGGACCTGGCGACCTACGAGCTGCGGGCCGAGGGCGTAGTCGCCGAGGTGATCCTCAGCCCCGAGCACCCGACCGGCGTGATTCTGGCCTTGATCGACCGCCGGGGGCAGCGCGCCATGCTGACCGGCCAGGGCGCCGACTGGGAGCTGCTCCCGGAGGAACTGCCCGTGGGGGTGCTGCGCGGCGCGAGGCACCTGCACCTGACCGCCTGGAGCCTCTTTCGTGATCCGCCGCGCGCCGCCGCGTTGACCGCCGCGCGCCTCGCCAAGGAGGCCGGGGCCACCCTCAGCCTCGACCCCGGGAGTTTTCAGATGATTCAGCAGCTTGGCCGGGGCACCTTCCTCCAGATCGTGGACGACGTGCCCTTTGACGTGATCTTTCCCAACGCCGATGAGGCCCGCGCCATGAGCGGCGAGTCGGACCCCGGCCGGGCGCTGACCTGGCTGCGGGAGCGCTTCCCCCACGCCCTGGTCGTGCTGAAGATGGACGAGGAGGGCGCCCTGCTCGAAGGCCCTGGCCAGCCGCGCGTGCATGTCGAGGCGACCCGCGACCCCCTGATCGACGCGACCGGGGCCGGGGACGCCTTCGGGGGCGCTTTCCTGGCCGGCTGGCTGCAAGGCGGGGACGCGGTGCGTTCGGCCCGGCTGGCGGTGCAGGTGGGGGGCTGGGTGGTGGCGCGCTTCGGGGCGCGCCCCCCCGCCGACGCCGAGCTGCGTGCCCGGCTGGCCCCCTTTCTGCCGCAGGAGGTGCGCGCGTGA
- a CDS encoding nucleoside deaminase, which produces MTPPDSVSFDPDQPGAVPASPPMREAARLALDNVLQGQGGPFGAVIVRGGEVIATGVNRVTQHVDPTAHAEVEAIRAAAQALGTFDLSSCEIYTSCEPCPMCLGAIYWARLSALHYACTQADADAIGFSDQFIYQELARPQHERQLPTAQEGRAEALAAFRAWQESVVRVEY; this is translated from the coding sequence ATGACCCCCCCCGACTCCGTTTCCTTCGATCCCGACCAGCCCGGCGCCGTGCCCGCCTCGCCCCCCATGCGGGAGGCCGCGCGGCTGGCGCTGGACAATGTCCTCCAGGGCCAGGGCGGCCCCTTCGGCGCGGTGATCGTGCGCGGCGGCGAGGTGATCGCCACTGGCGTGAACCGCGTGACCCAGCACGTAGACCCCACCGCCCACGCCGAGGTCGAGGCCATCCGCGCCGCCGCGCAGGCGCTGGGCACCTTCGACCTGTCGAGCTGCGAGATCTACACCAGCTGCGAACCGTGCCCGATGTGCCTGGGCGCGATCTACTGGGCGCGGCTCTCGGCGCTGCACTACGCCTGCACCCAGGCCGACGCCGACGCCATCGGCTTTTCCGACCAGTTCATCTACCAGGAACTCGCCCGGCCCCAGCACGAGCGCCAGCTGCCCACCGCGCAGGAGGGCCGGGCCGAGGCGCTCGCCGCCTTCCGCGCGTGGCAGGAGAGCGTGGTGAGGGTGGAGTACTGA
- the gatB gene encoding Asp-tRNA(Asn)/Glu-tRNA(Gln) amidotransferase subunit GatB has product MYRAVIGLEVHLQLKTRTKLFSACPADYHGAEPNTFTDPLTLGLPGTLPTLNREAVDLALMFGLALNCDVSGPTQFHRKNYFYPDAPKNFQLSQYDRPIARDGHLEVGGERVRIKRAHLEDDAGKLLHPAYAPYSLLDLNRAGSPLIEMVTEADITGGEQARAFLVAVQAIAQSLGVSDATPEEGKMRCDVNLSLHKPGDPWGTKVEVKNLNSFRSVERAIAYETARQTRVLEAGGTVTQDTLGWDEGGGKTFVMRTKEGEADYRYFPEPDLPPLDITPEWIARVRARMPELPAQKRARYLAAGLRESDAETLSDDVGLSRFYDEALGTTPAPDAQKLANWLLGDVAGLLATRSAPLEASALQPAYFDAQESVLDGFALQPAHLAALVRLIDEGTISGKIAKDLLPDVLDGHDPERLVQERGLGVVTDTGAIDAAIDAAMRADPATVEKVRAGNAKALNALFGPVMKATAGRASPEVVRERLRAKLEL; this is encoded by the coding sequence ATGTACAGGGCCGTCATCGGGCTGGAAGTTCACCTGCAACTGAAAACGCGCACGAAACTGTTCAGCGCGTGCCCGGCCGACTACCACGGGGCCGAGCCGAACACCTTCACTGACCCCCTCACCCTGGGCCTGCCCGGCACCCTGCCCACCCTCAACCGCGAGGCGGTGGACCTCGCCCTGATGTTCGGCCTCGCCCTGAACTGCGACGTCTCTGGCCCCACCCAGTTTCACCGCAAGAACTACTTCTACCCCGACGCGCCCAAGAACTTCCAGCTCTCGCAGTACGACCGCCCCATCGCGCGGGACGGCCATCTGGAGGTCGGAGGCGAGCGGGTCCGCATCAAGCGCGCGCACCTCGAAGACGACGCGGGCAAGCTGCTGCACCCGGCCTACGCGCCTTACAGCCTGCTGGACCTCAACCGCGCCGGGTCGCCCCTGATCGAGATGGTCACCGAGGCGGACATCACCGGGGGCGAGCAGGCCCGCGCCTTTCTGGTGGCGGTGCAGGCCATCGCGCAGTCGCTGGGGGTCAGCGACGCCACCCCCGAGGAGGGCAAGATGCGCTGCGACGTGAACCTCAGCCTGCACAAACCCGGCGACCCCTGGGGCACCAAGGTCGAGGTGAAAAACCTCAACTCCTTTCGCAGCGTCGAGCGCGCCATCGCCTACGAAACGGCCCGGCAGACGCGGGTGCTGGAGGCGGGCGGGACCGTCACCCAGGACACCCTGGGCTGGGACGAGGGCGGCGGCAAGACCTTCGTGATGCGGACCAAGGAGGGGGAAGCCGACTACCGCTACTTTCCGGAACCCGACCTGCCGCCCCTCGACATCACGCCTGAGTGGATCGCGCGGGTGCGGGCGCGGATGCCCGAACTGCCCGCCCAGAAGCGGGCGCGCTACCTCGCGGCGGGGCTGCGGGAAAGCGACGCCGAGACCCTCAGTGATGACGTAGGCCTCTCGCGCTTCTACGACGAGGCGCTGGGCACCACGCCCGCTCCCGATGCCCAAAAGCTTGCCAACTGGCTGCTGGGCGATGTAGCGGGGCTGCTCGCCACACGTTCGGCGCCGCTGGAGGCTTCGGCTCTCCAGCCCGCGTACTTCGACGCGCAGGAGTCGGTGCTGGACGGCTTTGCCCTTCAGCCCGCCCACCTCGCCGCGCTGGTCCGCCTGATCGACGAGGGGACCATCAGCGGCAAGATCGCCAAAGATCTCCTCCCCGACGTGCTGGACGGCCACGACCCCGAGCGGCTGGTGCAGGAACGCGGCCTGGGGGTCGTGACAGACACTGGGGCCATCGACGCCGCCATCGACGCGGCGATGCGGGCCGACCCCGCCACCGTCGAGAAGGTCCGCGCCGGCAACGCCAAAGCCCTGAACGCCCTGTTCGGCCCGGTGATGAAGGCCACCGCTGGCCGCGCCAGCCCCGAGGTCGTCCGCGAGCGGCTGCGGGCGAAACTGGAGCTGTGA
- a CDS encoding GNAT family N-acetyltransferase, whose protein sequence is MFRPATVADAPTLAFHRYPEEVDAAERPPYAAWVAGALERGVYLGWLAEKGGKVVAGAGVTLLEWGPSRGDPQPWRGRVVNVWTDPDFRRRGLARELVTRCLAAARGRGVSRLSLGTTPQARALYGALGFQASGTEMTRVDPG, encoded by the coding sequence ATGTTCCGCCCCGCCACCGTCGCCGACGCTCCCACCCTCGCCTTTCACCGTTACCCCGAGGAGGTCGACGCCGCCGAGCGTCCCCCCTACGCCGCCTGGGTCGCGGGCGCGTTGGAACGCGGCGTGTACCTCGGATGGTTGGCCGAGAAGGGGGGAAAGGTGGTCGCCGGAGCGGGGGTCACGCTGCTGGAATGGGGACCCAGCCGGGGGGACCCCCAGCCGTGGCGGGGTCGGGTGGTGAACGTCTGGACCGATCCCGACTTCCGGCGCCGGGGCCTTGCCCGCGAGCTGGTGACCCGGTGTCTGGCAGCGGCCCGTGGGCGCGGCGTCTCGCGCCTCAGCCTGGGCACGACCCCGCAGGCGCGGGCGCTGTACGGGGCGCTGGGGTTCCAGGCCAGCGGGACGGAGATGACCCGGGTGGACCCGGGCTGA